In Sphingomonas sp. SORGH_AS_0950, the following are encoded in one genomic region:
- a CDS encoding helix-turn-helix transcriptional regulator, with protein sequence MDRKSAESLSPRQLECLRLVWERRISKEIARELGISKTTVDGYIAEAVQALGAKDRREAAAIVFADTPPDKVRGDPARVDQLGQSGDVEAPAIEPVAPQPQQPPAFGLGLPLSTRGQNRNDLSALATVFWIFAIAIAAMAALTLSISMGLGLNTFFRPIWHLVKSTG encoded by the coding sequence ATGGATCGAAAATCGGCCGAATCATTGAGCCCACGCCAGCTCGAATGCCTGCGCCTCGTATGGGAGCGCCGCATTTCGAAGGAGATTGCCCGGGAACTCGGTATCTCCAAGACAACCGTTGATGGGTATATAGCTGAAGCAGTACAGGCCCTTGGCGCTAAGGACCGGCGTGAAGCCGCTGCCATAGTATTCGCGGATACGCCCCCTGATAAGGTCAGGGGTGATCCGGCACGGGTGGATCAACTGGGCCAATCGGGTGACGTCGAAGCACCAGCAATTGAGCCGGTAGCTCCACAGCCTCAGCAGCCTCCTGCGTTCGGGCTTGGGTTGCCGCTCTCGACCAGGGGGCAGAACCGAAATGACCTATCTGCTTTAGCGACCGTTTTCTGGATTTTCGCAATTGCCATCGCGGCCATGGCGGCGTTGACCCTTTCCATCTCTATGGGGCTGGGACTCAACACGTTCTTCCGGCCAATTTGGCACCTCGTAAAAAGTACCGGATAG
- a CDS encoding endonuclease/exonuclease/phosphatase family protein produces MTIRSVLLALLLAGLASCTVPQVAPRNGAEGTIATRPLKVASWNLEFLAEKDGAGCEPRTDADYAAMRQIVDTLDADVIAFQEAENEAAAARVFNPSRYTIVMEHRPGAASGSCGGKHPDQRFIRQAVGFAIRKGIAFDRNPDVTALQLGNPQLRSGVDIRVRAPGHQPTRLLAVHLKSGCFQGDRAQACGVLQQQVPMLENWIDRAAVGSDRFIVLGDWNRRLAEPADPVWTELDDGNPANADLRLADEGVTPRCDPRYRSFIDHIVFDRRAAGQASGFAETTYAPGQKHVSDHCPVSVLISG; encoded by the coding sequence ATGACCATCCGTTCTGTTCTCCTCGCATTGCTACTCGCTGGCTTGGCGTCCTGCACCGTTCCGCAGGTCGCTCCCCGTAATGGCGCCGAGGGTACTATCGCAACGCGCCCACTCAAGGTCGCGTCCTGGAACCTGGAGTTCTTGGCGGAGAAGGACGGCGCAGGATGCGAGCCGCGAACTGACGCGGATTATGCTGCCATGCGTCAGATCGTCGATACGCTAGATGCTGACGTGATCGCCTTCCAAGAGGCGGAGAACGAAGCGGCGGCGGCGCGCGTGTTCAATCCGAGCCGCTACACGATCGTGATGGAGCACCGCCCCGGCGCCGCGTCGGGCAGTTGTGGCGGCAAGCACCCTGACCAGCGGTTCATCCGTCAGGCGGTCGGCTTCGCGATCAGGAAGGGTATCGCGTTCGACCGCAACCCGGACGTCACGGCGCTACAACTCGGCAACCCGCAGTTGCGCTCGGGGGTCGATATTCGTGTGCGGGCGCCGGGACACCAGCCCACGCGGCTGCTCGCGGTTCATCTAAAGTCCGGCTGCTTTCAAGGTGACCGCGCTCAGGCCTGCGGCGTCCTGCAACAGCAGGTGCCGATGTTGGAGAACTGGATAGACCGAGCGGCTGTTGGTTCTGATCGGTTCATTGTCCTGGGGGACTGGAACCGTCGCCTTGCTGAACCTGCCGATCCAGTTTGGACTGAACTGGACGATGGCAATCCTGCCAACGCCGATCTGCGGCTGGCCGATGAAGGTGTGACGCCACGTTGCGATCCCCGGTATCGCTCTTTCATCGATCACATCGTCTTTGATCGTAGGGCGGCAGGACAGGCGAGCGGATTTGCCGAGACGACCTATGCACCTGGGCAGAAGCACGTTTCGGACCACTGCCCGGTCAGCGTGCTCATATCTGGCTAG
- a CDS encoding transposase, translated as MSDLYCLTDDQMERLRPFFPKSHGKPRVDDRRVLSGIVFVNRNGLRWRDAPRTTARTRRCITVGSAGVRQACSRG; from the coding sequence ATGAGTGACCTGTACTGTCTGACGGACGATCAGATGGAACGCCTGCGACCTTTCTTTCCCAAGAGCCATGGTAAGCCGCGCGTGGACGATCGTCGGGTGCTGAGTGGTATCGTGTTCGTCAATCGCAACGGGCTGCGCTGGCGAGATGCGCCAAGGACTACGGCCCGCACAAGACGTTGTATAACCGTTGGAAGCGCTGGGGTGAGGCAGGCGTGTTCACGCGGATGA
- a CDS encoding helix-turn-helix transcriptional regulator, which produces MDDDSRFELLSERQRMYLRMVHDLCTTQEIAFKTGESETTIDGQIKKAYQKIGASGRTEAARRLHGYELRIAQDQFLDPRGPESGSRLSNPWPLPWPVPSRFGTLNIMSRQQVVIWGAIITIGIPMGMTVVAMLILAIALLLGAHV; this is translated from the coding sequence ATGGACGACGACAGCAGGTTTGAGTTGCTCAGCGAGCGGCAACGTATGTACCTTCGTATGGTCCACGACCTCTGCACGACGCAGGAAATCGCTTTTAAAACAGGCGAATCCGAAACGACCATCGATGGCCAGATCAAGAAGGCTTACCAGAAGATCGGGGCAAGTGGGCGTACCGAAGCAGCCCGCCGGCTTCATGGTTATGAGTTACGAATCGCGCAGGACCAATTTTTGGACCCCAGGGGTCCAGAGTCTGGCTCTCGACTTTCCAACCCCTGGCCGCTTCCCTGGCCCGTGCCAAGCAGGTTCGGGACGTTGAACATCATGTCGCGGCAGCAGGTGGTCATCTGGGGGGCAATCATAACGATCGGAATCCCCATGGGCATGACCGTCGTTGCCATGCTCATCCTGGCAATCGCCCTGCTCCTTGGCGCTCATGTGTAA
- a CDS encoding helix-turn-helix domain-containing protein yields the protein MPLADEQDRISVRVELPRTFVEAVILSARRDTGDRADQRNRLARIILKNRQRRQEMFPAVAFGEPAWDMILQIYVADHAGQAVDVSSLCASTGIPKTSALRHLDRLVECGLVRRQPDTVDTRRVYVLPNDALREQTERWLDTMNLAVEIGPP from the coding sequence ATGCCACTCGCGGACGAACAGGACCGAATCAGCGTCAGAGTCGAACTGCCACGAACCTTCGTCGAAGCCGTAATCCTTTCCGCACGGCGGGACACGGGTGACAGGGCAGACCAGCGGAACCGGCTGGCGCGCATCATCCTCAAGAACAGGCAGCGTCGACAGGAAATGTTCCCGGCGGTCGCGTTCGGCGAGCCGGCCTGGGATATGATCCTCCAGATCTACGTCGCCGATCACGCTGGGCAGGCGGTCGACGTGTCGAGCCTTTGCGCCTCCACCGGCATCCCCAAGACCTCGGCGTTACGCCACCTCGACCGGCTGGTAGAGTGCGGGCTTGTCCGTCGCCAGCCGGACACCGTGGACACACGGCGCGTCTACGTGTTGCCGAACGACGCGTTGCGCGAACAGACGGAACGGTGGCTGGATACCATGAATCTGGCCGTCGAGATCGGGCCACCCTGA
- a CDS encoding DUF6771 family protein, with protein sequence MTCDPEIIAEAILSSSGFARVGITMPDPDMRERAARDMAQTIAARLDRPPPSHDARQITLPL encoded by the coding sequence ATGACTTGCGACCCTGAAATCATTGCGGAAGCGATACTATCGAGTAGCGGCTTTGCGCGCGTCGGCATCACCATGCCGGACCCGGACATGCGTGAGCGCGCCGCCCGTGACATGGCACAGACCATCGCGGCTCGACTGGACCGGCCGCCTCCGTCTCACGACGCTCGCCAGATCACGCTCCCGCTATAA
- a CDS encoding MucR family transcriptional regulator: protein MDDTSSAVELATELTMAWLSNPNTRADADAVPAFLNAMHAAVVGLTAPAAEANEEPTTDHIPAVSVRKSLASKDHIISMIDGKSYKTLRRHLATHGLTPEEYRARYNLKADYPMVAEAYSESRRTMAKKIGLGRKPGTVVAPTKPKAERKPRGGKRSQTVSAD from the coding sequence ATGGACGACACGTCGAGCGCGGTCGAACTGGCGACCGAACTGACGATGGCGTGGCTGAGCAATCCGAACACGCGCGCGGATGCCGATGCGGTGCCGGCGTTCCTGAACGCCATGCACGCGGCGGTGGTGGGTCTTACCGCGCCGGCGGCGGAGGCCAACGAGGAACCGACCACTGACCATATCCCGGCGGTGAGCGTCAGGAAGTCGCTTGCGTCTAAGGATCACATCATCTCGATGATCGACGGCAAGTCGTACAAGACGCTACGCCGCCATCTGGCGACGCACGGTCTGACGCCGGAGGAGTATCGGGCGCGCTACAACCTTAAGGCGGATTATCCAATGGTCGCCGAAGCCTATTCGGAAAGCCGCCGCACGATGGCGAAGAAGATCGGGCTGGGCCGCAAGCCCGGAACGGTGGTCGCACCGACGAAGCCGAAGGCAGAGCGCAAGCCGCGCGGGGGGAAGCGTTCGCAGACCGTGTCTGCTGATTAA
- a CDS encoding DUF736 family protein has translation MDIGEIIRSENGRVSGYVAEAAFDFDFFFQRVVSDNPDAPGFNLMAKSPRGRDVRIGSIWERTAKGTGEVYFGGYIDTVQSGMVPIRIFRSTQDTNVWVVARHNPRRRQERDAIDLPEPFEPEEAQAPRRQRRQRATTDDQQAA, from the coding sequence ATGGATATCGGTGAAATCATCCGCAGCGAGAATGGCAGGGTTTCGGGTTATGTCGCCGAAGCAGCATTTGATTTCGACTTTTTCTTTCAGCGCGTCGTGTCCGACAATCCCGATGCGCCGGGGTTCAACCTGATGGCCAAGAGCCCGCGCGGGCGTGACGTCCGCATCGGCTCGATCTGGGAACGCACCGCGAAGGGGACGGGCGAAGTCTATTTCGGCGGCTACATCGACACCGTGCAATCCGGTATGGTGCCGATCCGCATCTTCCGGTCCACGCAGGACACCAATGTCTGGGTCGTCGCGCGGCACAATCCACGCCGCCGGCAGGAGCGCGATGCGATCGACCTGCCCGAACCCTTCGAGCCGGAGGAAGCCCAAGCGCCCCGGCGGCAGCGGCGGCAGCGCGCCACCACCGACGACCAGCAGGCCGCCTGA
- a CDS encoding ArdC family protein — protein sequence MTKETARRARGGDPSRPRDIYAETTAKIIAELEAGRFPWVQPWNANACHGPAPALPMNALTHRHYSGINVLYLWGAAITGGYASQHWLTFKQALEAGGNVRKGEKGTTVVYADRFVPEAEKTRAAQTGEDARAVPFLKTYTVFAVEQCEGLRPGLVVEPVALPEREIVPHAEALIAATGADFRIGGSEAFYAPGPDFIRVPPQPAFRDQINYYRTCFHELGHWTGHAKRLDRKLTTGRGGKDYAREELVAEMTTAFVCASLGIVPTVRHADYIGGWLGVLREDNRAIFRAASQASKAADYILAFDPREADADAQAERIAA from the coding sequence ATGACGAAGGAAACTGCGCGTCGCGCGCGCGGTGGCGATCCGTCACGTCCGCGCGACATCTATGCCGAGACAACCGCCAAGATCATCGCCGAACTCGAAGCGGGCCGCTTCCCATGGGTGCAGCCGTGGAACGCCAATGCCTGCCATGGCCCGGCACCCGCCTTGCCGATGAACGCACTGACCCACCGTCACTATTCGGGCATCAACGTCCTCTACCTTTGGGGCGCGGCGATCACCGGCGGCTATGCGTCGCAACACTGGCTGACCTTCAAACAGGCGCTGGAGGCAGGCGGCAACGTTCGCAAGGGCGAAAAGGGCACCACCGTCGTCTACGCCGACCGCTTCGTGCCCGAGGCGGAGAAGACCCGCGCCGCACAGACCGGCGAGGACGCCCGCGCCGTCCCCTTCTTGAAGACGTACACCGTCTTTGCGGTCGAGCAGTGCGAGGGGTTGCGCCCCGGCCTCGTGGTCGAACCCGTCGCGCTCCCCGAACGCGAGATCGTCCCCCACGCCGAGGCATTGATCGCGGCGACCGGCGCGGACTTCCGTATTGGCGGCAGTGAAGCCTTTTATGCGCCCGGTCCCGACTTCATCCGGGTGCCACCGCAACCGGCCTTCCGTGACCAGATCAACTATTATCGCACCTGTTTCCACGAACTGGGACACTGGACCGGACACGCCAAGCGCCTAGACCGCAAATTGACGACCGGACGCGGCGGCAAGGATTATGCCCGCGAGGAATTGGTGGCGGAAATGACCACCGCCTTTGTCTGCGCATCGCTAGGGATCGTCCCGACCGTGCGCCACGCCGACTATATCGGCGGATGGCTGGGGGTGTTGCGCGAGGACAACCGCGCCATCTTTCGCGCCGCCAGCCAGGCGAGCAAGGCGGCGGATTACATCCTCGCGTTCGATCCGCGCGAGGCGGACGCCGATGCGCAGGCGGAGAGGATCGCAGCATGA
- a CDS encoding DUF2958 domain-containing protein, giving the protein MILLTPEIRAQLQANADAHHAAQAEGRREPDAAPVVKFFNPVGAATWLFSELDADGDALFGLCDLGFGCPELGYASLFEIESLRLSWGLRIERDLCFESHTPMTVWADTARRLGSIRDAETVIAGIERANPIPPATDG; this is encoded by the coding sequence ATGATCCTCCTGACCCCCGAAATCCGCGCGCAGCTTCAAGCCAATGCCGACGCCCACCACGCCGCACAGGCCGAGGGCCGACGCGAACCCGATGCCGCCCCGGTCGTCAAATTCTTCAATCCGGTCGGCGCGGCGACATGGCTTTTCAGCGAACTGGACGCCGATGGCGACGCCCTGTTCGGCCTCTGCGACCTCGGCTTTGGCTGCCCGGAATTGGGCTATGCCAGCCTGTTCGAGATCGAAAGCCTCCGGCTCTCATGGGGGCTGCGCATCGAGCGTGACCTTTGCTTTGAGTCGCATACGCCCATGACGGTTTGGGCCGATACCGCCCGCCGTCTCGGTTCGATCCGCGACGCGGAAACCGTCATCGCCGGCATCGAACGCGCCAACCCCATTCCGCCCGCCACGGACGGATGA
- a CDS encoding ParB N-terminal domain-containing protein — protein MELANIDLGKLFVSKTNMRHADKTPDVSDILPTVQARGIIVPLIVRRGDDEGRPDSFAIIAGARRFRAATLAAEESGEADPVPCAIMAPGDDAAALEASLIENIARLDPDEVTQWTTFTRLVKEGRSVEQIGQTFGLTDLYVRRILALGNLLPRIRDLYRAEKIDAASVRHLTLATKAQQKRWLALFDSEDDYCPTGPQLKSWVCGGAAIPVTSALFPLDGYKGKIIADLFGENGYFADAEHFWTAQNEAIAARIDAYKADGWRDVELLEPGRYFHRYEHEKVAKADGGKVFVTVHHNGEVEFHEGYLTGKDAKKARAKTASGINGTAAGADLKPADTDRPETTSGLQRYVDLHRHAAVRAVLLDHPGAALRLMVAHAINGSVLWTVKAADQRSGSDATDESLETSLAETLFDARRRAVLGLLGFSPDDLTVTGGGDTDLATVFARLLALEDAQVLDVAAIVMGETLAVTSPMVDLLGTWLKVDMADFWQADDAFLDQLRDRKIVNAMLRQVAGKKVSDANLIEKVKTQKAIIRDCLAGANQRKKVDNWVPKWLAFPPAAYAGRPLPTLDRWREVATLAKTLPAPLDAAPPAAAADATEPDGAVNHPAYPLAA, from the coding sequence ATGGAACTCGCAAATATCGATCTTGGCAAGCTGTTCGTCAGCAAGACCAACATGCGCCACGCCGACAAGACCCCGGATGTGTCCGACATTCTCCCCACCGTGCAGGCGCGCGGCATCATCGTGCCGCTGATCGTGCGACGCGGAGACGACGAGGGCAGGCCCGACTCGTTCGCGATCATCGCGGGCGCGCGCCGCTTTCGCGCCGCCACGCTGGCCGCCGAGGAGAGCGGCGAAGCTGACCCCGTGCCGTGCGCGATCATGGCGCCGGGCGACGATGCCGCCGCGCTCGAAGCGTCGTTGATCGAGAATATCGCGCGGCTCGACCCCGACGAAGTGACGCAGTGGACCACCTTTACCCGGTTGGTGAAGGAGGGCCGCAGCGTGGAACAGATCGGCCAGACCTTCGGCCTGACCGACCTCTATGTCCGGCGCATCCTCGCGCTCGGCAATCTCTTGCCCCGCATCCGCGACCTGTACCGCGCCGAGAAGATCGATGCGGCCTCCGTCCGTCACCTGACCCTCGCGACCAAGGCACAGCAAAAACGGTGGCTGGCGTTGTTCGACAGCGAGGACGACTATTGCCCGACCGGCCCGCAACTCAAGTCGTGGGTGTGCGGCGGCGCGGCGATCCCGGTCACATCGGCGCTGTTCCCGCTCGACGGCTACAAGGGCAAGATCATCGCCGACCTGTTCGGCGAGAACGGCTATTTCGCAGATGCCGAACACTTCTGGACGGCGCAGAATGAGGCCATCGCCGCGCGGATCGACGCTTACAAGGCCGATGGCTGGCGCGACGTCGAACTGCTCGAACCGGGCCGGTACTTCCATCGCTACGAGCATGAGAAAGTGGCAAAGGCCGATGGCGGCAAGGTGTTCGTCACCGTCCACCACAATGGCGAGGTGGAGTTTCACGAGGGCTATCTGACCGGCAAGGACGCGAAGAAAGCCCGTGCCAAAACCGCCAGCGGCATCAACGGCACGGCGGCGGGGGCCGACCTCAAACCCGCCGACACGGACCGGCCGGAGACGACCAGCGGCCTGCAACGCTATGTCGATCTTCACCGCCACGCCGCCGTTCGCGCCGTGCTGCTCGACCATCCGGGCGCGGCCTTGCGGCTCATGGTCGCCCACGCGATCAATGGGTCGGTGCTCTGGACGGTCAAGGCCGCCGACCAGCGCAGCGGCAGCGATGCGACCGACGAAAGCCTTGAAACCAGCCTTGCCGAAACGCTGTTCGATGCGCGGCGGCGCGCGGTGCTGGGTCTGCTCGGTTTCTCGCCCGACGACCTCACCGTCACCGGCGGCGGGGATACCGACCTTGCCACGGTCTTCGCCCGATTGCTGGCGCTGGAGGACGCGCAGGTGCTGGACGTGGCGGCGATCGTCATGGGCGAGACGCTTGCCGTCACCAGCCCGATGGTGGACCTGCTCGGCACATGGTTGAAGGTCGATATGGCCGACTTCTGGCAGGCCGACGACGCCTTTCTCGACCAGCTTCGCGACCGGAAAATCGTCAACGCCATGTTGCGCCAGGTGGCAGGCAAGAAGGTATCCGACGCCAATCTGATCGAGAAGGTGAAGACGCAAAAGGCGATCATCCGCGATTGTCTGGCGGGCGCGAACCAGCGCAAGAAGGTCGATAACTGGGTGCCCAAATGGCTGGCCTTTCCGCCCGCCGCCTATGCCGGACGGCCCTTGCCGACGCTCGACCGCTGGCGCGAGGTGGCGACGCTGGCGAAGACATTGCCGGCTCCCCTCGACGCCGCGCCGCCCGCTGCGGCGGCGGATGCCACCGAGCCGGACGGCGCGGTGAACCACCCCGCCTATCCGCTGGCGGCCTGA
- a CDS encoding thermonuclease family protein has product MPEPETARIVFVTDGDTVRLEGGERIRIAGIDAPETHDDQAHGRAEIAMGRAAAQTARAMLLGEVVTIERVGRSYNRTVARLTLGGHDVGTELVRQGAARWWPRWERKPDWCGAGEAMRRARRGIRNP; this is encoded by the coding sequence ATGCCTGAGCCCGAGACGGCGCGCATCGTCTTCGTGACGGATGGCGACACGGTACGGCTGGAGGGTGGCGAACGCATCCGCATCGCGGGGATCGATGCGCCGGAAACGCATGACGACCAGGCCCATGGCCGCGCCGAAATCGCGATGGGTCGGGCGGCGGCGCAAACCGCGCGGGCGATGCTGCTGGGCGAGGTCGTGACGATCGAGCGGGTGGGACGCAGCTATAACCGCACGGTCGCCCGGCTGACGTTGGGGGGGCATGACGTGGGCACGGAATTGGTGCGACAGGGCGCGGCGCGCTGGTGGCCGCGATGGGAGCGCAAGCCCGACTGGTGCGGCGCGGGCGAAGCGATGCGCCGCGCCAGACGCGGCATCAGGAACCCGTAA
- a CDS encoding helix-turn-helix domain-containing protein, translated as MDDDETVRAQRARKASPFLDTKQAAHYLGLTPKTLRNMRWDGVGPAFRKHGRFVRYHIDDLDRWSQDSGRKYDA; from the coding sequence ATGGATGACGACGAGACCGTGCGTGCCCAGCGCGCGCGGAAAGCCAGTCCGTTTCTGGATACCAAACAGGCCGCACATTACCTCGGACTGACCCCCAAGACACTGCGCAACATGCGCTGGGATGGCGTCGGTCCGGCCTTCCGCAAGCATGGGCGTTTCGTGCGCTACCATATCGATGACCTCGACCGCTGGTCGCAAGACAGCGGGAGAAAGTACGATGCGTAA
- a CDS encoding S26 family signal peptidase, with amino-acid sequence MRKRLSASRRYADHPHEGHPSTATRRTNRRALLIAATMGLAFTGGGILLQNVLQPAPRLIWNASASAPVGLYALAPFTPIRTGDMVVARLPVGIAMLAAKRRYLPIGVPLVKRVGAVPGDRICAIGAMVTINGRPVATRLPRDRSDRPLPWWRGCTTLRDGRIFLLSPVHDAFDSRYFGPVEASAIIGRAAPLWTDPAKDSRDD; translated from the coding sequence ATGCGTAAGCGCCTGTCCGCTTCGCGCCGCTACGCCGATCATCCGCACGAAGGCCATCCATCCACCGCAACCCGCCGCACCAATCGCCGCGCGCTCCTGATCGCCGCAACGATGGGCCTTGCCTTCACTGGCGGCGGAATCCTGTTGCAAAACGTCCTGCAACCCGCCCCCCGGCTGATATGGAATGCCTCCGCAAGCGCGCCGGTCGGCCTCTATGCACTCGCCCCGTTCACGCCGATCCGCACCGGCGATATGGTCGTCGCGCGCTTGCCAGTTGGCATCGCCATGCTCGCCGCGAAGCGCCGCTATCTCCCAATCGGGGTGCCGTTGGTGAAACGCGTCGGGGCCGTACCGGGCGACCGGATTTGTGCCATCGGGGCGATGGTCACCATCAATGGCCGCCCGGTCGCTACCCGCCTGCCGCGCGATCGCAGCGACCGCCCATTACCGTGGTGGCGTGGCTGTACGACGTTGCGCGACGGTCGGATATTCCTGCTTTCGCCCGTGCATGACGCGTTCGACAGCCGCTATTTCGGGCCGGTCGAAGCCTCCGCCATCATTGGGCGCGCCGCCCCGCTCTGGACCGATCCGGCTAAGGATTCCCGCGATGATTAG
- a CDS encoding lytic transglycosylase domain-containing protein, with protein sequence MVLAASPLGAAVPVPPIRATDTAAPPTAIPSGVARWQPYIEEAAQRFGVPIDWIAAIMAAESGGETMRDGRPIVSRAGAMGLMQLMPATWTDMRNRYGLGGDPHDPHDNILAGTAYLRLMYDRFGYPGLFGAYNAGPRRYADHLATRTPLPTETRAYVARLASRPATPAMPPATLFGERLFFPLGHTKPDARTGETEPHNGPSTGLFVPLTPAPSRDR encoded by the coding sequence ATGGTCTTAGCGGCCTCGCCCCTCGGGGCCGCTGTGCCAGTGCCGCCCATTCGCGCAACGGACACAGCGGCACCCCCCACCGCGATACCGTCCGGGGTGGCGCGCTGGCAGCCCTATATCGAGGAGGCGGCGCAGCGGTTCGGCGTCCCCATCGACTGGATCGCCGCCATCATGGCCGCCGAGAGCGGCGGCGAAACCATGCGCGATGGCCGCCCGATCGTCAGCCGCGCAGGCGCTATGGGGCTGATGCAACTCATGCCCGCGACGTGGACGGACATGCGAAACCGTTATGGCTTGGGCGGCGACCCGCATGACCCACACGACAATATCCTTGCCGGGACCGCCTATCTCCGCCTGATGTACGATCGGTTCGGATATCCCGGCCTGTTCGGTGCCTATAATGCAGGCCCGCGTCGCTATGCCGATCATCTGGCGACCCGAACGCCGCTACCCACCGAGACACGCGCCTATGTTGCAAGGCTGGCGAGCCGGCCCGCGACCCCGGCGATGCCACCCGCGACGCTGTTCGGCGAACGCCTGTTCTTCCCGCTCGGTCACACGAAACCCGATGCGCGAACGGGCGAAACCGAACCGCATAATGGGCCGTCAACGGGGCTGTTCGTGCCTCTGACGCCTGCTCCCAGCCGCGACCGCTGA